The Vulcanimicrobium alpinum sequence GCGCATCCGGCCGCTCAGCGTCGCCGACTACGACCGTATGGGCGAAGCCGGCATCATCGACCCGGATGAACGCGTCGAACTCCTGAACGGCGAGCTGCTGCAAATGCCGCCGATCGGCCCCGCGCACTCGAAGGCCACCGTGACGTTGTACGACGAGTTTCGCGATCGATTTCGCGATCGCGCGGTGATGCGGCCGCAGCAGCCGATCACCCTGAGCGACGAAAGCGAACCGGAACCGGAAGTGGTCTTACCGCGGCAGCCGGCGGAGCGATACGACGACGCGCATCCGACGCCGGCCGACGTGCTCTTGGTCGTCGAAGTCGCCGACGCGACGCTCGCGTTCGATCGATCCGAGAAGCTGCAGGCGTATGCGCGCGCGGGCATTGGCGAGTACTGGATCGTGAATGTTCAGCGACGCGCCGTGGAGCGGTACCGCGAGCCCTCCTGCGCGGA is a genomic window containing:
- a CDS encoding Uma2 family endonuclease, producing MRSTTEFRRIRPLSVADYDRMGEAGIIDPDERVELLNGELLQMPPIGPAHSKATVTLYDEFRDRFRDRAVMRPQQPITLSDESEPEPEVVLPRQPAERYDDAHPTPADVLLVVEVADATLAFDRSEKLQAYARAGIGEYWIVNVQRRAVERYREPSCAEYQSVEVFGVDALVATGSLHGRRVSGSAAFHGAIAARTR